TGCCCGCCCCATTCGCCGACCGTCAGCAACAAGGCTCGCTCAACAAGGTGACGATTCTACTCGTTCGAGCCACCGCCGCGATGACGAATTGCGAGTTGCAAAAAACGTTTTGCGACGCGTCAAAGCCAAATCATCGATCAGCGTTTATGGGCGACGGGTTTTCTGGATAAATCGAGCGAGTTCTTGCATGTCGATTTCCGAGTCACCGTCCTGATCCACCAAAGTGAGCCTTTCCGGCGAAAGCGGGCTGTCACGGTTTGCTCCGCTGGCCACCAGTTCGGATTTGGACAGTTTACGATCGGAATTGGAATCATTTCTTGCAATCAAGATTGATGCACGTTGTGCTGCCTCGTCATCGAACCCCAATTGTTTGCGACGTTTCGCTAAATACGTTTCCAGTTCTAAAAGCGATAGACTGCTGTCGCCGTTTTCGTCGGGGCTGCCGAGGTCACTATCGGTGCCGGCTTGTTGAAACAAGGTCGCTGGGACCAAGCCATCGCCGTCCTGATCTGCTTTTCGGATCAAGTTACGAGCCAGCAGTTGATCGGATGGAGTCATGCCCATCCGCATACGTCGATCTGCCAAATACTCAGCCAACTCCGATACCGACAAAAGCTTATCACTATTTCGGTCAAATTCCATAACCGATAACTCCAAAGCGATTGCTTCTAGCTCGTCAAGCGCCAACTGACGGTCTCCATCACCATCGCCACGGTTGATCAGTGACATCGCGCCACCTTGGTCACAGCCTTTGATTCCAAGCAGGTCACGAAACTTGCGTTCGCTAGCCAATCCCCGGATCAATTCATCCGATGAAAGTTCATCGTCAGAGTTTCGATCGTAGGAATCGATCTGATCCGAAAACGTGTTGTCTTCGAGCTCATCCAGTTGCAACTTTCCGTCGCGATCACTGTCGTATCGAGAAGTGTATCGGTCCGCCAAAATCGAATCCATCTGAACGATCCCCGCCTCCTCGCGTTCGGCAGCAAGTTTTAACGTGACTTCAACGTATTGCAAATCACCGCTCCGATTCAGATCGAACGAGCCGATCACTTCGCTGTTCCAATGCAGACGTTCGCACTCTGATTTACTCAGCGTCCCGTCGTCATCCAAATCATGCTTCGTGATCATTCTCGCTGCAGCCAGCAAGTCCATTTCCAAAAGCTTGATCGTCAATGGATCCTTGGCTTTGGCTTCGCTGCCGCCGTCCTGTGCGAACAGTGCGGAGGTGTCAATCGATGCAAGAAGCAAAAACGCAAGAAGCAAGAGAAAACCAATGGCTAAGCCACTGGATTGGGGCCGAGCCTTGAATCGGAGAGTATTCATGCCTGCATTCCTGTGACCAGTTCCGCCGGAAAAGTTACGACAACATTTATCAAGTGTAGTCCTTCGTGGCTTGTCTGATTGACCAGTGGAATTGGATGTCGAGCAACGGAGTCTGTCAAAACCAATCAAAGGTTCACTTCCGCACAAGTCCGATATCATTTAGATGCAAAACGGGCTCAATCAGAGCAACTTCCGCGTTGATGGATTTGTTGAACGCACCGAGGCATCTGTTCAGGCGTCGAACCGAGGCAAAGACAATAGATCCAAGTGCGGGAGCGTCAGCTTCAAAACTCCCTTTCGGATTTGTTGCTGTCGCATCGACGCCCAGTGTTCCACCTGTTCGCGGTGCATTTTCGACGAGGCCCGACGACAAACGCTATCGACCAGCATTGCAAGTACCTCGGCGTCTTGACTGCCCAACCGCCAATCCGACTTTTCAAGAGTGACGTTGCACTCGCGGGAGATCAGTTTGTCCGCCAGAAACGGAGCAGCTTGCGCGCCGGCTGCAGGGCCAAAACCGTGATCGCTCTTCTGATGTTCCTCTAGGCACAAGCCGATCGCAACATCTAAGTCGTCAGCGGGATCCCAGACAGGCGCACCCGAGGCAGTCATCGCAATCAAAATCGGACTCTGCGCCGCGAGCTTGACAAACCGACTCAACCAATCCTCCGATGTGATGTCCAAAAATGCCGACGCCGTGATCGAGACATCGCCACCGATCGGAATCAACAACAAATCCGTCGCGAGCTCAACGTGTTCAAACCGAATAGGTCGGCCCGCGGATCGATGCGTTGCCGTTTCCAACACCTCGTCATCGTTGTCGATACATCGCCAGGGAACTCCTGACACGCAATCACGACATAAGTAGCGACGATTGGATCCGGTACCACAGCCAAGATCCACAATCAATCGAGACTTGCTAGCGTGCTCTAGGAACTGTTGGGCAAGACGTGCACTGCGGAAGCGACCGTCCATCGTTTCGCGAATCGCCAACCATTCATACTTTGACATGCAAAAATCTCGAAAAAACAATTGCCAATTAAATGCGTTTGGACACAAAACCCGAGTACGGTTCTCATCGGACGTCTCCGTTTTCCGCGCGTGCAAGAGAAGCTCGCCAGTTTCCTTGTTCCGGTCCTTGTCGGTACGATCTTTGTATTTAACAAAATCGAACAGTTGCTCAATCTCTACGAACAAGTCATATCAAACGATGCTCGGATGGTCGTCTGCATCAAGTTCAGAAGCGATCACCGTACGCGAATCAGTACCCATCAGCGTCGTAATCAAACGCCGCTCGTACTCGAACAGGACGAGCCAGTCGCAGGGGAGGGCTCCACCTACTGATCGTGAGCCTGGACGATGAAATAATCATGATTTTCCGCATGGCGACTGAGCCCAGGCAATTCAAGACAATTCACAGACTCCTCCGCATCCACCGACGACAAAAAATTGCCTGCGACCGACAATCACGACTGTGGCTCATCGCGTTGGGCCCGATCGTTTCTCATCTAACACCGCCAAGCACTCGACCAGGCGATTCAAGCCCTGGCGTCTTAAATAAGCACGGACGGTAGGTGACTTTAACGATTCCCGGTGCAATCGCCTCGCCGCACTGCGAAAATTTTTCGTATGCATGACGTTGTGGAATGTTACGATCTGAGTATTCAACTTCGAGCCCATAGGATAACACGAAGCGATGAAGAAAGATTCCGGCAATCGCCCGAAAAATGAAAGTCCAACAATGACCTCCGACCCGGCTTGTCCCGTTTGCGGAGGGAAACTTTTCGACATCCGTGGCAAGCTGCAATGCGCGGCCTGTCATCGGATTTGCGAGACTTGTTGTGAAGGTGGTCGCGGGTAGCGGCGAGGCGAATCAAAATGTCACTTGGCGACCTAATTATTCGACTTTGCGATTTCAGCTTCGGAGCGATCGAGGCGGTGCGTCGATCGTTTGGCCGGCCGAAGGTTGGCTCGATCTCGACTTCAGAGCTTCACACCTTGATGAACACGGGTGATTCGTCACTTTTATTGGTCGACGTTCGCAGTGATTCGGAAAGAGCCATTTCTCGAATTCCTGGTGCGATCACGCAACTGGAATACGAAGCCAACACAGAAAAGTTTGCGGGCCGGCGGGTTGTGGCCTATTGCACCGTGGGTGGACGTAGTTACCTGTACGCACGAAAGTTGGTTGCCAGCGGCGTCGATGCATCGAACTATCGCGACAGCATTCTGGGTTGGTGCCGGGCAAGCCTGCCACTGGAATCGCCTGACGGGCGAGCCACGAGTGCCGTGCATCCTTACTGGCGGATTTTTCATGTGCCCGATATGTACGCCGTGAAGACTTGACTGGTCATTGCGAAACAACAACAGCTTCTCAAAACATTCTTAATGGTGCGAACCAAAATCCGCACTTTCGTGCCGCTGGCAGCGAGCAGGCGATGAGGCATTTAGTCCATAACACACGATTAGACGGTGACGCCACGGCGATCAAAGTCGGAATCAGGCGATGGGAAACCGTACAGGAGCGTTGAACTGATCGTGGGAAACCGCAACGGAGGCGAGTAAGTAACCGTCGTTGAACTTGACACGATAAGCAAGCGTGCGATCGAACGGCGAACGCACGATGACGCCTACTGCACCGGCCGGATGAGCAATGCGATCATCCGACGCCATCACGACTTTCGGGGTGACGACCTAAGGCAAACCAGGCTGATTCCTGGCGAGAACACTTCCTTTTGTCTTTGAATGTGCTGGGGAGCTTGCCCGCCATAGAATCGCTCGGACCAGCCTCCCAGCGATTCGTCATTGATCGATCGAAAATTTATTCGCTATTCCAACTGCAAGACTCGCTTTGCAAGTGAGGTCGTCTCTTCGCCCTCGCCGTGCAGCAAGTATGAACAGCCTGCCAGATAGCGGGATCTCCATATCGGATCGATTTGGTAGTAGTCTTCTAGAGTAGCCGAACTGAACTTGTAATCGTGAGCATCGTTTCCCTTAAGAAATACAAACTCGCGTGCTCGCCCAATCAACCGATTGGCAACCGACGATTGCTGCGCCAAATTCAACACCGATTCAGCGGCAGCCTTTCGATCCGTTCCGATCAGATCAAACAAATTCTCAATGCCTACGCTATCGTCTGCGGCCGGATCTAACTGAAGTAGATCAACGTCGCTCAAACGACCACGCGCTTCGGCAGACTCTCGAAAATGCGGAATCATCGCCGCGTTTTGCAACAACATCCATTGGCGAGTTCGATCGTCGTACACATTTCGATACAGAAACCGCATCGCGTTCGAAGTCGTGACCGCATGAAGCGGCACAATCTCCGCCTGTCGCGACACCATCTCAGCCGCAGCGATCATGATTCCGTCGTAGACGCTTTCCGGATGGCAGCCCGAGTTGATCATCTGCACCACAAAGTCAGCAGCTTGATCTGGTGTCGCCGTTCGTAACTCTTTGGCAACCGTGGCCGACTCGGTCGGTTTTCGAGTCATCGACAACCAATCTTTAGACATTTTATTCACGCGTTCCCAATTCGACCGACCGACTCGATCGACTTTCAGATCCGAATTGGCCGGGTTTGGATCGCCCGTATGATTCAAGATCGCGTAGCACAGCGATCGCACCACTGGTTCGCAGTGTTGCCAGCCGATGACGCCGAGCGTACGGTACGCGTTAGCCAAGTAAATGGATTTGTGACCGATACTCCGGTAGTCGCGAGCTGCGTGCTTCGCCAGCAGATTCAAAATCTGGCCGGCGGACGCGGTTCGCGCAACGATCGTCGCGGCGGCGTCTGCCGCTTCCACATCCCAACGAGTCAGTGCTTGATCGAGCGAATGCAAGGCCTTCGTTGGCTCGGGCAATTTCGACGAAGGCGCTGTCGACATCGTCCAGTCACCTTCACGGACATCCGATTCCTGCGCACTTTTAAAGTAGTCGATACTCCACAAGAGCGGAGTCCAGCGGTGCTGGTCAACAGCGGCCAAGGAAGCTTGGTGGGCCGAATGAACCACCAAGACGCTGTGAAACTTGAATCCAACCGACGGCCGAGGCTGAACATTGCGAATCCCGGCCAAGAAAAGAGCAGCAAGTAGTTCTTGGTAGCTTCGGCCGGTCCGGATCTCTTCAAGCACACCATCAATGATCTTGTTTCGCGGCGTGTTCTCCAGAAACTGCACGAGCGGCTCGATGTCGTTACTAAAACGAACATGCCCCGGTGCAACATCCAACTCTCCTGCCTTCAGTTTCGGCAGCCAGGACAGCCCGGTCATCCCGCCTGCAGCAACTGCAATCGAACTTCGAACAAACTGTCTTCGATCTTGCATAGCTATCTCCGGGGCCGATGAGTCATCGTGTTCGATAGGCCAACGCGTAAAGCCTGTTTTCATTGTAGGGCTCGAACCAGCCACTTTCAGGCAACAAAGTACGCAACTTCAAAATTCCTTCGCGAATCACGAACCCGTTCGGACTCGCTAGCTGCTGAACTCCGCGGGGGGAACCGCACAGGGTCGTTGCATTTTGCTTGGCGTTTGTCTCCGCGAAATGCCCCAACGGAAAACTGACCGATCTCGACACACGACAGCAACAACTCGTACGGCTTGATCGCCACCAAGGGCGCTCGGTTTGGAAACAAATGCGAAAAGCGGCGACGAGGTAATACCAGTTGCGAGTGGATGTGAAACCGCTTGGGGTCTGATTCGGCACTGGACCGATTCAAACGTTCTCGATAATTCCAGTGCTGTCTGCAAAGGAATCGGTTTCTACGCCCAGACGCTGAAGCATTGTCACATAGAGATTGGAAAGCGGCAGGTCTTCGCCTTTCGCTTCGTCTTGCCACGGTTCACCTTTTCCTAACCACGGACCACCTTGGAAATTTAAGCCAGCGTGGTTGAAGTATTGTCCGTGCTTGAACCCCATCTGCTTACCGCCAGCCAAAATGAGCGGGTAGTTGCGAGACAGATGAAATGCGCTGGATGCAGAGCCGAATAACAGCAGCGTGTTGTCTAACATGCTGCCGGTTCCAGCCGGTTCGGGTGTGGCCTTCAACTTGCTGAGGAACAGTCCGTACTCTTCGTTAAGAAAACGACAGTAGATACCAAAATCTCTCCAACCATCGGGGTTTTTAGTTTCGTGTGACAACTGATGAGCCGTGTTAAACCCTACCGCCCGAGCCAAATGATCGCTACGGCCGACTCCATTTTCGCGGCCGATCTGGTACGTAGCTACTCGCGTTGAATCGGTCTTGAACGCCAAGTAGATCAACTCGAACATCGTTTGCAGATACTCGCGTGGTTCGTCGGTCGTCAATTCCAAATTCAACTCACCCCCGTCAACGCTGGGCAACGGCGCCCCCAACCAACGTTTTGCCTTTTCCACCTTGATTTCGGCCTGGCGAACCGAATCAAGGTATTCGTCCAAGTTACGTTGATCGGCGGCCGACAAGGACTGCCGCAGTCGCTGTGCATCATCCAGCATTTCATCCAATGCGCTGCGACTACGCGCTAGCTTGCGAGCCGAATCTGCATCGCT
The Rubripirellula reticaptiva DNA segment above includes these coding regions:
- a CDS encoding class I SAM-dependent methyltransferase, with product MSKYEWLAIRETMDGRFRSARLAQQFLEHASKSRLIVDLGCGTGSNRRYLCRDCVSGVPWRCIDNDDEVLETATHRSAGRPIRFEHVELATDLLLIPIGGDVSITASAFLDITSEDWLSRFVKLAAQSPILIAMTASGAPVWDPADDLDVAIGLCLEEHQKSDHGFGPAAGAQAAPFLADKLISRECNVTLEKSDWRLGSQDAEVLAMLVDSVCRRASSKMHREQVEHWASMRQQQIRKGVLKLTLPHLDLLSLPRFDA
- a CDS encoding rhodanese-like domain-containing protein, whose translation is MSLGDLIIRLCDFSFGAIEAVRRSFGRPKVGSISTSELHTLMNTGDSSLLLVDVRSDSERAISRIPGAITQLEYEANTEKFAGRRVVAYCTVGGRSYLYARKLVASGVDASNYRDSILGWCRASLPLESPDGRATSAVHPYWRIFHVPDMYAVKT
- a CDS encoding DUF1552 domain-containing protein, with the translated sequence MTWTMNTIDRRRFLRGSGVALSLPMFGSLLGQIARGAQSNPNPKRLGCFYFPDGVPMPLPEDPAYKDWSWFPIGNGNEFTFTKCMEPLESVRDELTVLSGFSHPKSRSVHGHNNADQFLTAALTGGGDRAYENTISLDQEYAKYAGDQTRFSSLVMSTDGGTGTARGTHTISFDRHGRPIPAEHRPKQIFDQLFVKSDADSARKLARSRSALDEMLDDAQRLRQSLSAADQRNLDEYLDSVRQAEIKVEKAKRWLGAPLPSVDGGELNLELTTDEPREYLQTMFELIYLAFKTDSTRVATYQIGRENGVGRSDHLARAVGFNTAHQLSHETKNPDGWRDFGIYCRFLNEEYGLFLSKLKATPEPAGTGSMLDNTLLLFGSASSAFHLSRNYPLILAGGKQMGFKHGQYFNHAGLNFQGGPWLGKGEPWQDEAKGEDLPLSNLYVTMLQRLGVETDSFADSTGIIENV